A segment of the Methanolinea mesophila genome:
GGCGGGATGCGGCCCTCAGGATGGAGGGGACGGGAGTGCTCGGGCTCCAGACCCGTTTTTTCATGGACTGGAACTACGCCGCGGGAGAAGATCTCTCCTATACCCGGGACTATTTCCCCGAGGTGGAGTATCCCGGTCATTGCCACATGCAGGTAGTCTCAAGCGGTCCAGACAACCGATACAACCCCGTCAAGGAGGGCTACCTGAAGCTGGTGGCGAGCGCGAAAGAAACGCTCTACATCCAGACCCCGTACTTCATCCCGGATGAGAGCGTCTCAGATGCGCTCCGGATCGCGGCACTCTCCGGTGTGGACGTCAGGATCATGATCCCCTGCAAGCCCGACCATCCGTTCGTGTACTGGGCTACCTATTCGTTCATCGGGGATCTCCTCGATGCGGGGATCAAGGCGTATACCTACGACAACGGGTTCATTCATGCCAAGACCATAGTGGTGGACGGGATCGCCGCTTCGGTAGGCAGCGCCAACTGGGACGTGCGAAGTTTCAAGCTGAACTTCGAGGCGAACTCGTTCCTCTACGACGAGGATATCGCGGGAACACTGAAACGGGCCTTCGAGGAAGATCTCCCGAAGTGCACCGAGATCACCATGGACCTCTACCGGAAACGTTCGAGGAGGATAAAGTTCAAGGAGTCCATATCGCGCCTGGCCTCGCCGCTGGGATAATCCGAAGAATCTTAATTTTTTACCAGCCGGACACCGCTTCTTCTGCGGCAATCCGTATCGGGAATATCCCATCCGGCAGGGAAGGGCCTGTAGTCGTAGCTGCCTTTCCGAAACGGTGAAATTCGGGCCGGGGACCTGGACAGGGATTGGGTGGAGACCGGAGTGCAGGAGAAATATTTATCCCCGGCGCTCCTGTGAAGTGTGTGGCAAACGGTAAGGTCCGGAGGGTCCTCGGGATCGATGAAGCCGGCAGGGGAGCCGTAATCGGCCCGCTGGTTATCTGCGGTATAGTGTGCCGGGAGGACAGGACGGATGACCTGGTCGCATCCGGGATAAGGGACTCGAAATGCCTGAAGCCCGACGAACGGACCCGTGTATGCCTGGCTGCGAGGTGCCATATCGATGACATGCTCTATATTGTCCTTACCCCGCAGGAAATTGACGCGAGTGTCCGGAAGCACCAGTTGAATGTGCTGGAAGCGAAGGGGATGGCGGCCATCATCAATACTCTCGAGCCCGACCTGGCGATCATAGATTCGGTGGAACGTGTCCGCCCGGGCGTTGTGGAGGCGGGTCTTGGGATCCGGAACTTCCGCCACCTTATCGAGGCGCTGGTACAGAAAGAGGTGCCTATTGTCGCAGAAAACCACGCCGACAGGAACTATCCCGTGGTTGCCGCGGCATCGGTCTATGCAAAAGTGAAAAGGGACGAACTGGTCGCATCGCTCTATGAGAAGTACGGTGAGGACTTCGGGTCCGGCTATCCCACCAGGAGGACGTTCCAGTTTCTCTCGGAGTATTTCCGGGAACATCACCATTTTCCCGAAGATATGCGCACGAACTGGAAGACCCGGAAAAAGATCGAGGAGTACCTTACCCAGCACGATCTCGGGGAGTTCATCCCCCGGTGAATTTCCCGATAATGGTTCGCAGGGGAATCAAGACCCATAATGCGGGATGGAATCGATATTCTCCCGGGAAGTTCTTCCTCAATCCTCTGCCGGCAGTCTTATGGGGAAGAGTGTGCGGGCAACGAGAGTGAAATCCGTGAACGCCGGGAAAGTCTACTTTATCGGGGTCTGAACCACCCTACGATTTATTAAGGACATCTCCTTACAAAGAACAACATATGGCCTCCGAGATCTTTTCCACGGTGGAGTTCCAGATGGTGCTCCTCCTCTTCATCGCCCTCGCCGGGTACATCCTGGCAACCCGGGTCAACCAGTCGGCGGTGGTTGGAGAGATACTTGTAGGCTTGATCATCGGGCCCAGCGTGCTCGGATGGATCACCTACACCGATATCGTCCAGACGCTGGCGGGGATCGGGGCAATCATCCTTCTCTTCGTGATCGGGTTTGAGTTCGAGTTCAAAGACCTGTTGAACGCAAAGTACGTCGTTATCGGGGCGGTAGGGATTGTCATTCCCTGGATCGGGGGTTACGCGACGGCCCTCGCATTTGGGTTCGATATGGCGAGCGCCATCTTTGTAGGTACCGCGCTCACCGCCACCAGCATCGCCATTACCGCGAATGTGCTCAAGGAGATGGGTGTTCTGGACACCGAGGTCGCGAAAGCGATTATAGGGACCGCGGTGATCGACGATATCCTCTCACTCATGGTCCTTGCCGTCACCGCCGACGTGGCAACCGGCTCGGTCTCGATCTTTTCGGTGGGGGTTGTGCTGGTCACAGAAATCGTGTTCATTGTCGCAGCCGCGGCGATAGGGCTCTTCGTCCTGGCCCCCCTGCTCGAGAGAGTGGACCACACTCATATCGCCCAACTCTACCCGGAGTTCGTCTTCATATCAGCGGTTATGATCGCATTCCTGTATGCTACAGTCGCTGAAATCCTGGGGATATCCGGGATTATAGGCGCCTTCATCGCCGGGGTCTCGCTCAAGAGCGTGGGACTCGAGCACTCGCGGAGTATCCGCGACAGCGCGGAGGCGCTCTATATCATTTTTGCCTCAATCTTCTTCATCTCGCTTGGGATACTCGCAGATATCCACGCACTTACCGGACCGATCCTGATCTTCCTTCTTGTCCTAACCGTGGTGGCAGTAATCACCAAACTGGTCGGGTGCGGACTCCCGGCCAGGCTGCTCGGGATGAACACGCGGGACTCCCTGATCCTGGGGTTCGGTATGTCACCGCGGGGCGAAGTGGCGATGATAGTGGCCCTGCTGGGGCTGAGCCTCGCCCTGATCGGGCAGGACATCTTCGTGGCCATCGTGATGATGAGCCTGCTCACCACGATCATCACCCCGATCATCTACCGGAACTGCTTCTTCCGGGGGACGTGCGGAAAGGATGACGTAAAGCCCGGCACCCCTCCCGATTGGGAGTGAGGTGAGAAGACGCCCTTTTTGTTGAAATTCTCCAGAACGAATCGTCCTGTTATCATCCTGAATAAGGAGATCATCTTGCGTACTCTGAAAAAAACTGCGTTCCATCTTCGCTGATGAACGTACAAGAACCTGAAAAATAGTTATATTCCTGTCGTCATTTCACCATCCGCAACGGGATTGTAAAACGGTCGAGGGGTGAATGCGATCCCAAATCTGTCCAGGGATCCAGGACCCCGATTGAAATGTCCGGAATATTTTTTCAGACCAGGTGGCCGGGGAGACGTCGGCCTGGGGATCCCCGGTATATACGAATTCCTCTACTGAACAAAGACATCCCTCGTGGCACCCGGAGGTGACCACGCCGGATGGAGGCTGGATACCTGGATATGCCGGGAGAAGACCGGAGGAACTTGCGGATTGGTATGTAATTCCGTCAGCCACGAGCGTGTGGGGATTATCCTGGACAGAGAAGGCTGTGGCCTGGAACGGAATAATGGCAAGGGCCAGGGCGCAGCACAGGAACAGAATAGTGATAGGGATTTTCATATAGTTCACCGGAACAGTATATCGGGAGATTTTATTATTACAAAAAAAATTCTGATCCCTGTGGGTAAACGTTGAACCACAAGGATACATCGTGGGAAGATTTACGTAAAATGGGATTATTTTGGTGAATGATCCTTTTCTATCGTAGTCATTTATGGTGGTTCCGGTCCAGAACATCTATGGGAGACAAAGATGAAAAAGGGAACATTTGCAGCTTTTCTTGCAGCCCTGCTGGCAGCGGCGCTCCTGTGCGGATGCACCACACCTGCAGGAACCGGGACTACTGTATCGGGGACGGGGAATGTGGTGTTTAATGATCTCGAGGGGGGCTTCTACGGGATCGTCGCATCCGACGGGACGAAATATTATCCCCTGAACCTGCCGGAGGACCTCCGGCACAACGGCCTCCCGGTCACGTTCACCGGGACCGTCGAAAAGGATGTGGCAACTACCGTCCAATGGGGGATGCCTATCCTGCTGACCTCGATCTCCGCCACCGGGACACCGATCCCGACCGGACCCGGATCAGTTTCTATGGAGGAAAGCCAAACAATCGCGGATAATTACGTGCGGAACATGCCCGAATACACCAATTACTCCGGGAAAAACCTCATGCTGGTCGAAAACCTCACGCTCAAATGCCCCTCCTGCTACCAGTTCAGCTATACCTTCGATATGGTGTCCATGAAAGATCCGGATGTGATTGACCGGACGACCGTGGAAGTCACCATTTCGGAAGGGAAGGTTAACCAGGTCCTTATCGGCGAGGGTCTCCCTGCCGGCCTTATCACGGTCGGGGAATTCCTGGACAACCCGATCCCGGGAACACGGGTCAACGTCACCGGGAGAGTTTCAGACCTTGGAATAATGAACTGTCCCTGCTTTATCCTCACGTCGGGCGGAGCATCGGTCGAGGTATGGTATTCGGTCATGGTGACCTCCGCTGAGTCGGAAAACCCGAACGTTGATATCAGCGCCATCTCGAACGGCGACCACGTCATCGTGCGGGGGATGGTAGTCCCGGTCGAGGCCGCGGGGGCACCGTTGAGGCTCCAGGCATCAGGGATAGAGAAATTGTGATAAAGGGAGTTTTTTAAATATTCCCGCCTTTCGGCCGGAAGGCTCCCGTGATCAGCTCCCCGGAAAATGCTTCCGGGACCTTGCCGGTCTTGGCATACCCGTAGAGAGCGGCGGTAAAAATTCCTCTCAGTGCAGAGTAGAGCACCCCGGTAACGGCAAGGACCAGGACGAAGAGCGCCGCCATGGGAATGATGAATGCACTTGCCGCGATCGCCGTCCAGATCGTCACGAACAACACCAGGATCGCAGGGATCCACACGAGCCCGAGCCCGATACTCCCTACGATGTTCTCACCCCACGTCCGCTTGAACAGTCCCATGGACTCCTTTATCGCATCGATGACCCCTTTCTCCTCGAAGATCATCACCGGGATCACAAAGAAGGTCACCAGGCTCCACGCGGTCCCGAGGATCCCTGAAGCGACGGAGCCTGCGACCCCGCCCCGGTTTCGGAGAGCCGAGAGGACCAGACCGACCGTTGCCGAGATGAGGGCCCAGGCCGCGATCTGGCCCAGGTGCCCGCCCGCGTGAGAAAGCCCGTCACGAATAGTGGGATCCCCGCCGGTAAGCCGGATGTACGCCGCAGCGATCAAGGCGGTGTTAAAGAAAATGACCACGAAGTAGGTCAAGAAATAGAATACAAAGAGGAGCATGATCCAGGCCACCGGGCCGACGATGCTTCCCAGCAGCCCGGAGAAGAGGAGCGGGAGGATGAACGAGGCGATGATGAGAACCACCGCGATACCGGATACCAGGGGGAACACGAGCAGCTCCTTGTCCTTCGAGAGCACGCTCCAGCTCTCTTTCACGAGCTGCCAGCTCCTGGAGAATGTGCCAGCCATGAGAGATCTCACATCTCGTTCCCTATAATACGTTATACAATGAAACGACGTTAAGGAACGGATAGGAGGCAAATGGATGGATCGGGGGGTTCTGCCGCGCCCTGACTTCCTCTTTTCGCATATAAATCCCGTTTCGGATTGTGAACCGGATCGCTATGCAGCCATGGTGAACCTCGACCTGCATCTCCAAAATGTATACCTTTGTCCATGTTTCCGGCCAAAGGAGAAGTCGCGAATTCTCTCGAATGATCCGGGTTCTCATGGCGAAACACCGGGACGACTTCGCACCGGTCAGACCTGCAAGGGGATCCCAGTTCCGGCCTGCTGCCGCGATCTCCAGCTGTACCGATAAAAATCTCTGAAGATCCTGCAATCTGCCCAGGCCTTGAATGAGAGTTCCAGAAGGTTGATATCTGTTCACCAGGCTATAGTACTTAACCGAACGGTTCGAATTCGGACTATCGTATTCCGGGCATGATATGACAGGAATCTGGAAGTTTGCGGGTAAAGGAGGGAAAGAAAGGGGTCTTTTAGCCCTGTATATCCTCCATGCTCTGGACACGCGTCCCGGCACGGGGTACGATCTCCTGAAGGAGATCGAGGAAAAGACCGGGGGACAGTGGGTGCCGAGCAAGGGGACCCTCTACCCGGTCTTAAAGCAGCTCGAGGAGGAGCGGTTGATAGAACTCTCCGAGACCGGTTCCCGGGCCAAGAATATCTACGTCCTGACCCCGAAGGGAAGGAAAACGCTTGCCCACATCAAGGAGCACCGGAGAGGGCCGGGAGAAAAACTGGTCGTATACCAGACCCTGCTCGCCGAGATCTTCGGCCAGGAAAAGATAGTCCTCATGAGTCTCGGAATGGAGATTCACGCCCTGATCCACGACCTGCCACCGGAGAAGGAGCACGACGCAATAACCGTCATGGAAGAGTGCATTAGCAGATTGAAGAATATTTAGAGGAATTTATGCCAGCAATAGAAGTTACGGACCTCACCCGGTCATTCGGAGACCTGGTCGCGGTCGACCACATATCGTTCCGTATAGAAGAGGGAGAGACCTTCGGCCTTCTGGGCCCCAACGGGGCGGGGAAGACTACCACCATCTCCATGCTCTCCACGATCCTGGAACCGACCTCGGGGCACGCGAACGTAAACGGGCTCGACATTGAAAAGGATCAGGACGGGGTCAGGAGGTCCATCGGGATAGTCTTTCAGGACCAG
Coding sequences within it:
- a CDS encoding PadR family transcriptional regulator, whose product is MTGIWKFAGKGGKERGLLALYILHALDTRPGTGYDLLKEIEEKTGGQWVPSKGTLYPVLKQLEEERLIELSETGSRAKNIYVLTPKGRKTLAHIKEHRRGPGEKLVVYQTLLAEIFGQEKIVLMSLGMEIHALIHDLPPEKEHDAITVMEECISRLKNI
- a CDS encoding DUF6159 family protein: MAGTFSRSWQLVKESWSVLSKDKELLVFPLVSGIAVVLIIASFILPLLFSGLLGSIVGPVAWIMLLFVFYFLTYFVVIFFNTALIAAAYIRLTGGDPTIRDGLSHAGGHLGQIAAWALISATVGLVLSALRNRGGVAGSVASGILGTAWSLVTFFVIPVMIFEEKGVIDAIKESMGLFKRTWGENIVGSIGLGLVWIPAILVLFVTIWTAIAASAFIIPMAALFVLVLAVTGVLYSALRGIFTAALYGYAKTGKVPEAFSGELITGAFRPKGGNI
- the rnhB gene encoding ribonuclease HII; the encoded protein is MKCVANGKVRRVLGIDEAGRGAVIGPLVICGIVCREDRTDDLVASGIRDSKCLKPDERTRVCLAARCHIDDMLYIVLTPQEIDASVRKHQLNVLEAKGMAAIINTLEPDLAIIDSVERVRPGVVEAGLGIRNFRHLIEALVQKEVPIVAENHADRNYPVVAAASVYAKVKRDELVASLYEKYGEDFGSGYPTRRTFQFLSEYFREHHHFPEDMRTNWKTRKKIEEYLTQHDLGEFIPR
- a CDS encoding cation:proton antiporter codes for the protein MASEIFSTVEFQMVLLLFIALAGYILATRVNQSAVVGEILVGLIIGPSVLGWITYTDIVQTLAGIGAIILLFVIGFEFEFKDLLNAKYVVIGAVGIVIPWIGGYATALAFGFDMASAIFVGTALTATSIAITANVLKEMGVLDTEVAKAIIGTAVIDDILSLMVLAVTADVATGSVSIFSVGVVLVTEIVFIVAAAAIGLFVLAPLLERVDHTHIAQLYPEFVFISAVMIAFLYATVAEILGISGIIGAFIAGVSLKSVGLEHSRSIRDSAEALYIIFASIFFISLGILADIHALTGPILIFLLVLTVVAVITKLVGCGLPARLLGMNTRDSLILGFGMSPRGEVAMIVALLGLSLALIGQDIFVAIVMMSLLTTIITPIIYRNCFFRGTCGKDDVKPGTPPDWE